The Manis javanica isolate MJ-LG chromosome 2, MJ_LKY, whole genome shotgun sequence genome contains a region encoding:
- the PPP3R2 gene encoding LOW QUALITY PROTEIN: calcineurin subunit B type 2 (The sequence of the model RefSeq protein was modified relative to this genomic sequence to represent the inferred CDS: deleted 1 base in 1 codon), which translates to MGNEASYPEEMCSSFDQDEIKRLSKRFKKLAFDGSGALSVKESVRLPELWQSPLVQRGFSIFGTDSHGEVDFKEFILGTSQFSVKGDEEQKLRSAFSVYDMDKDGYISNGKLFPVLKMMVGDNLQDWQSQQIADRSSITLDTDGDGKISFEEFSAVVGGLEIHKKLVVIV; encoded by the exons ATGGGGAATGAGGCCAGTTACCCGGAGGAGATGTGCTCCAGCTTTGACCAAGATGAGATCAAAAGGCTGAGCAAGAGGTTTAAGAAGCTGGCCTTCGACGGCTCGGGCGCGCTGAGCGTGAAGGAGTCTGTGCGCCTGCCTGAGCTGTGGCAGAGCCCGCTGGTGCAGCGAGGGTTCAGCATCTTCGGCACGGACAGCCACGGCGAGGTGGACTTCAAGGAGTTCATCCTGGGGACCTCCCAGTTCAGCGTCAAGGGGGATGAGGAGCAGAAGCTGAGGTCTGCTTTTAGCGTCTACGACATGGATAAGGACGGC TACATCTCCAACGGCAAGCTCTTCCCGGTGCTGAAAATGATGGTCGGGGACAATCTGCAGGACTGGCAGTCACAGCAGATCGCAGACAGATCCAGCATCACCCTGGACACCGACGGCGACGGGAAAATCTCCTTCGAGGAATTCAGTGCCGTGGTGGGAGGCCTGGAGATCCACAAGAAGCTGGTGGTAATCGTTTGA